A genomic window from Salvia hispanica cultivar TCC Black 2014 chromosome 5, UniMelb_Shisp_WGS_1.0, whole genome shotgun sequence includes:
- the LOC125189693 gene encoding uncharacterized protein LOC125189693 — protein sequence MLWAYRTVYKTPIGMLPYQLVFGKSCHLPFEMKYRSYWAIKKLNHDFHKAGEERRLFLNEMEAYDSSSTYKERMKVYHDRMISPRELTLGDVILLHNSRLSLWGKLKSKWTGRYMIKKIYDS from the coding sequence ATGTTGTGGGCATATCGCACTGTCTACAAGACTCCTATAGGTATGTTGCCTTACCAATTAGTCTTTGGGAAGTCATGTCATTTGCCTTTTGAGATGAAGTACAGGTCTTATTGGGCgattaagaaattgaatcATGATTTCCACAAGGCTGGCGAGGAAAGACGTCTCTTCCTAAATGAGATGGAAGCATACGATAGCTCGTCCACCTACAAGGAAAGGATGAAAGTGTACCATGACCGGATGATCAGTCCGCGAGAGCTCACTTTGGGGGATGTTATTTTGTTACACAATTCACGCCTCTCACTTTGGGGCAAGTTGAAGTCCAAGTGGACCGGCCGTTACATGATCAAGAAGATTTATGACAGTTGA